One genomic window of Nakamurella panacisegetis includes the following:
- a CDS encoding carbohydrate ABC transporter permease, which yields MSSLSHVAESSVHELHPHLAGERKKRTWSVVGLVGRILLCLVFGLPLLFMIISSFKPDNQIFADLTSAKAFLPVGRLSLDNYTGVFGTVPFGQFLFNSILISVCTVVLGLIVNSMAAFALARLKFRGKMVILTVIIATLIVPFETLALPLLWWVNKLPWLDVNGFSLGWLDTYRVQILPFVANAFSIFLFYQFFDSIPKELDEAAVVDGAGWFHIYRKIVMPLSGPAIATVAILTFLPAWNSYLWPLMVVQSENLRPAMVGIDYFKQLNVSWGQLMAYATMITVPVLALFVAFQRSFINSIASSGVKG from the coding sequence ATGAGCAGCCTCTCCCATGTCGCCGAGTCATCCGTGCATGAGCTTCACCCGCACCTGGCGGGTGAGAGAAAGAAGCGGACCTGGTCTGTCGTCGGACTCGTAGGCCGGATCCTTCTGTGCCTGGTGTTCGGGTTGCCTCTGCTTTTCATGATCATCTCCAGTTTCAAGCCGGACAACCAGATCTTCGCCGACCTCACTTCAGCCAAGGCGTTCCTACCGGTCGGTCGACTGAGCCTGGACAACTACACCGGCGTCTTCGGCACCGTTCCGTTCGGCCAGTTCCTGTTCAACTCGATCCTGATTTCGGTCTGTACCGTCGTGCTCGGCCTGATCGTGAATTCGATGGCCGCCTTCGCCCTGGCCAGGCTCAAATTCCGGGGAAAGATGGTGATCCTGACGGTGATCATCGCTACCTTGATCGTGCCTTTCGAGACCCTGGCGCTGCCGCTGTTGTGGTGGGTGAACAAGCTCCCCTGGCTGGACGTGAACGGTTTCTCTTTGGGCTGGCTGGATACCTACCGGGTGCAGATACTCCCATTCGTGGCCAACGCGTTCTCCATTTTTCTGTTCTACCAGTTCTTTGACTCCATACCCAAGGAACTTGACGAGGCAGCGGTCGTGGACGGGGCAGGTTGGTTTCACATCTACCGAAAGATTGTGATGCCTTTGTCCGGCCCGGCGATCGCCACGGTAGCGATCTTGACGTTCCTGCCCGCGTGGAATTCTTATCTATGGCCGTTGATGGTCGTCCAGTCGGAGAACCTCCGGCCAGCGATGGTGGGTATCGACTACTTCAAGCAGCTCAACGTGTCGTGGGGCCAGTTGATGGCTTACGCGACCATGATCACCGTTCCGGTGCTGGCGCTCTTCGTCGCGTTTCAGCGATCGTTCATCAACTCTATCGCCTCCTCCGGCGTGAAAGGCTGA